In one window of Hyla sarda isolate aHylSar1 chromosome 1, aHylSar1.hap1, whole genome shotgun sequence DNA:
- the LOC130298535 gene encoding gastrula zinc finger protein XlCGF66.1-like: protein MERDRNKMADRIINLTLQILFRLTGEDYTVVKKSSSGRCRAPVCEGWGRTLSPIPGPPPHSLIHEEMDEQKIRELINKMMELLTGEVPIRCQDVAVYFSMEEWEYVEGHKDQYKDQVMMEDQQPLTSPGNRHDYIHTSSHYLYVKNEFSLSMCSLQSDPVEFRSFLSVFGY, encoded by the exons atggagagagacaggaacaagatggccgacaggatcataaacctcaccctacagatactcttccggcttactggagag gattacacagtagtgaagaagtcctctagtgggcgctgtcgggcccctgtgtgtgaaggatggggaagaaccctgagcccaatcccggggcccccacctcactccctgatacatgaggaaatggatgaacagaagatccgagaactcatcaacaagatgatggagctgctgactggagag gttcctataaggtgtcaggacgtggcggtctatttctccatggaggagtgggagtatgtagaaggacacaaggatcagtacaaggatcaggtcatgatggaggatcagcagcccctcacatcaccaggtaatagacatgactatatacacacgtcctctcattatttgtatgtaaagaatgaattcagtctctctATGTGTTCCCTGCAGTCAGATCCAGTAGAGTTCCGCTCCTTCCTGTCAGTATTTGGTTACTGA